The Rhipicephalus sanguineus isolate Rsan-2018 chromosome 7, BIME_Rsan_1.4, whole genome shotgun sequence genome includes a window with the following:
- the LOC119399805 gene encoding mpv17-like protein encodes MQHAIARVRTLFRSRPLLANVVSFGSMYIGAEVVQQTILQKLDPSVRGYDWPLVGRYAVVGTGIYAPALFYWYRYLDRVMPGKLVAVAVRKALIDQVLASSTLLVAFYTAMSAMEGKEDIFAELKAKFVPTYKLSCCFWIPAQCINFFLVPPHLRVVTVGICSFAWVNILCIMKRMTVKAREEDA; translated from the exons ATGCAGCATGCCATCGCCAGGGTACGGACGTTGTTCAGGAGTCGACCCCTGTTGGCAAACGTCGTCTCCTTCGGCTCCATGTACATCGGCGCCGAAGTGGTCCAGCAGACCATACTGCAGAAGCTGGACCCGTCCGTGCGCGGCTACGACTGGCCCCTGGTGGGAAGGTACGCCGTGGTCGGCACCGGCATCTACGCACCGGCGCTTTTCTACTGGTACCGATACCTGGACCGCGTTATGCCGGGCAAGCtggtcgccgtcgccgtcaggaAGGCCCTCATCGACCAGGTCTTGGCCTCCTCCACGCTTCTGGTAGCCTTCTACACGG CCATGAGCGCCATGGAGGGCAAAGAGGACATCTTCGCAGAACTCAAGGCCAAGTTCGTCCCAACGTACAAG CTCAGTTGCTGCTTCTGGATTCCGGCGCAGTGCATCAACTTCTTCCTGGTGCCGCCGCACCTCCGGGTCGTGACGGTCGGCATCTGCTCCTTCGCCTGGGTCAACATCCTCTGCATCATGAAGCGCATG ACCGTTAAGGCACGCGAGGAGGACGCCTAG